In Arthrobacter burdickii, one DNA window encodes the following:
- the rlmN gene encoding 23S rRNA (adenine(2503)-C(2))-methyltransferase RlmN: MSDVTVTPAAPAPASSRPQVRPEVEGAEPIVSSDGRPLLQFKSPRVSQPPVHLADLTLAERQDRLKELGHQGFRAKQLSTHYFSHYTTDPAAMSDLPKAGREELVKAMFPPLLTEVKRLTTDNGDTIKFLWRLFDGALVESVLMRYPGRVTLCVSSQAGCGMNCPFCATGQAGLTRNMSTAEIVDQVVAANRALAEGALGDLRTDGGHDADRVTNIVFMGMGEPLANYKRVMAALHRFVDDSPEGLGMSARNITVSTVGLVPAINKLAAESLPVTFALSLHAPDDELRDELIPVNTRWKVDEALDAAYNYYRTTGRRVSIEYALIKDMNDHAWRADLLAKKLNQRGRGWVHVNPIPLNPTPGSIWTASEKSVSTEFINRLRDAGIPTTLRDTRGKEIDGACGQLAAGE, translated from the coding sequence ATGTCCGACGTTACGGTTACCCCCGCCGCCCCTGCCCCTGCCTCCTCGCGCCCTCAGGTGCGCCCCGAAGTGGAGGGCGCCGAGCCGATCGTGTCCAGCGACGGCAGGCCGCTGCTGCAGTTCAAGTCCCCGCGCGTCAGCCAGCCGCCGGTGCACCTCGCGGACCTGACCCTCGCCGAGCGGCAGGACCGGCTGAAGGAACTGGGCCACCAGGGTTTCCGTGCCAAGCAGCTGTCGACGCACTACTTCTCGCACTACACCACGGATCCGGCCGCCATGAGCGACCTGCCGAAGGCGGGGCGCGAGGAACTGGTGAAGGCCATGTTCCCGCCGCTGCTCACCGAGGTGAAGCGCTTGACCACGGACAACGGCGACACCATCAAGTTCCTGTGGCGCCTCTTCGACGGCGCCCTCGTCGAGTCGGTCCTGATGCGCTATCCGGGCCGCGTGACGCTCTGCGTGTCATCCCAGGCGGGGTGCGGCATGAACTGCCCGTTCTGCGCGACGGGCCAGGCCGGCCTGACGCGCAACATGTCCACGGCCGAGATCGTGGACCAGGTCGTCGCCGCGAACCGTGCCCTCGCCGAGGGCGCGCTGGGCGACCTGCGCACCGATGGCGGGCACGACGCCGACCGCGTGACGAACATCGTCTTCATGGGCATGGGCGAGCCGCTGGCCAACTACAAGCGGGTCATGGCGGCCCTGCACCGCTTCGTCGACGACTCCCCCGAGGGTCTCGGCATGTCCGCCCGCAACATCACCGTGTCGACGGTCGGTCTGGTGCCGGCCATCAACAAACTGGCGGCCGAGTCGCTGCCGGTCACCTTCGCGCTGTCGCTCCACGCGCCCGACGACGAACTCCGCGACGAGCTCATCCCGGTGAACACGCGCTGGAAGGTCGACGAGGCCCTCGACGCGGCGTACAACTACTACCGGACCACCGGGCGCCGCGTGAGCATCGAGTACGCGCTCATCAAGGACATGAACGACCACGCGTGGCGTGCCGACCTGCTGGCGAAGAAACTCAACCAGCGCGGCCGTGGCTGGGTGCACGTCAACCCGATCCCGCTCAACCCCACGCCGGGCTCCATCTGGACCGCGTCGGAGAAGAGCGTCTCGACGGAGTTCATCAACCGTCTGCGCGACGCCGGCATCCCCACCACGCTGCGGGATACGCGCGGCAAGGAGATCGACGGCGCCTGCGGACAGCTCGCGGCCGGCGAGTAG
- a CDS encoding Nif3-like dinuclear metal center hexameric protein produces the protein MEQNQHDDAPVAAAAPTVGDVLLAIGELWPESLAEGWDAVGLVAGRAENRAAKILFTVDPSAAVLDEALAWGASMIVSHHPLLLKPVSSVAASGFKGDVVHRLIEAGCALVTVHTNGDSAVGGVSDVLADALGLRDVEPLAPAAGGLPEEGIGRVGDLGAPVTLGAFAEAVFSLLPAVAGGVRVAGNSDALVRRVAVCGGAGDSLFDRVRASRADVYVTADLRHHPAFEVREAAAGGPPYLIDVSHFGSEWLWLTPAADALGDVLGARGFTTDIRVSSVNTDPWDFVLTPGP, from the coding sequence ATGGAACAGAACCAGCACGACGACGCTCCGGTGGCAGCGGCGGCACCGACCGTCGGCGACGTCCTCCTCGCCATCGGCGAGTTGTGGCCCGAGAGCCTCGCCGAGGGCTGGGACGCCGTCGGGCTCGTGGCAGGCAGGGCGGAGAACCGGGCGGCGAAGATCCTGTTCACTGTCGACCCGTCCGCTGCCGTCCTCGACGAGGCGCTCGCCTGGGGAGCGTCGATGATCGTGTCCCACCACCCGCTCCTGCTGAAGCCCGTCTCGTCGGTCGCGGCGTCCGGATTCAAGGGGGACGTCGTCCATCGGTTGATCGAGGCGGGATGCGCCCTCGTGACCGTCCACACCAACGGCGACAGTGCGGTCGGCGGCGTGTCCGACGTCCTGGCCGACGCCCTCGGGCTACGCGACGTCGAACCGCTCGCACCGGCTGCCGGGGGCCTGCCCGAGGAGGGCATCGGGCGCGTCGGCGATCTCGGGGCACCGGTGACGCTCGGTGCCTTCGCCGAGGCGGTCTTCTCCCTCCTGCCCGCCGTGGCAGGAGGGGTCCGGGTCGCAGGGAACAGCGATGCGCTGGTGCGCCGCGTGGCCGTGTGTGGTGGGGCCGGCGACTCCCTGTTCGACCGCGTCCGTGCCAGCCGGGCCGATGTCTACGTCACCGCCGACCTGCGCCACCATCCGGCCTTCGAGGTCCGGGAGGCCGCAGCGGGCGGCCCGCCCTACCTGATCGACGTGTCCCACTTCGGCAGCGAGTGGCTGTGGCTGACGCCGGCCGCGGACGCCCTGGGCGATGTGCTCGGCGCGCGGGGCTTCACGACCGATATCCGGGTCAGCAGTGTCAACACGGACCCCTGGGACTTCGTCCTCACCCCCGGCCCCTGA
- the msrA gene encoding peptide-methionine (S)-S-oxide reductase MsrA, which translates to MKTFVLGGGCFWCLDALYQKTRGVTEVVSGYTGGHTRHPDYDSVCSGMTGHAEVVAVTFDEDVIPEDVILDMFFVSHDPTTLNRQGYDVGTQYRSVMYYQDAEQKDLFEDAIRRNQENWKNPIVTEVSRLPQFHVAEDWHQNYYAKHPEQGYCQVIINPKLSKARKYYAQWLAA; encoded by the coding sequence ATGAAGACTTTCGTGCTCGGAGGAGGCTGTTTCTGGTGCCTCGACGCCCTTTACCAGAAGACCCGCGGAGTGACCGAGGTCGTCTCGGGCTACACCGGCGGGCATACGAGGCACCCTGACTACGATTCCGTCTGCTCGGGCATGACCGGCCACGCGGAGGTGGTGGCGGTGACCTTCGACGAGGACGTCATCCCGGAGGACGTCATCCTGGACATGTTCTTCGTGTCCCACGACCCCACCACGCTGAACCGGCAGGGCTACGACGTCGGCACGCAGTACCGCAGCGTCATGTACTACCAGGACGCGGAGCAGAAGGACCTGTTCGAGGACGCGATCAGGCGCAACCAGGAGAACTGGAAGAACCCGATCGTCACCGAGGTCAGCAGGCTCCCCCAGTTCCACGTGGCGGAGGACTGGCACCAGAACTACTACGCGAAGCACCCGGAGCAGGGCTACTGCCAGGTGATCATCAACCCGAAGCTGTCCAAGGCGCGGAAATATTACGCCCAGTGGCTTGCCGCGTAG
- the gndA gene encoding NADP-dependent phosphogluconate dehydrogenase — protein MSAQIGVTGLAVMGANLARNLARNGYTVALHNRSVEKTDILLEKHGDDGDFIRTETLQELVDSLEKPRRVLIMVKAGKPVDSVIDQLVPLLEPGDIVIDGGNSHYEDTRRREAALSQHDLHFVGVGVSGGEEGALLGPSIMPGGSRESYDSLGPMLEKISAKYNGEPCCTWIGTDGAGHFVKMVHNGIEYADMQVIGEAFDLLRSGAGIEPAEQAKIFTDWNSGTLSSFLIEITAEVLGHTDERTGKPFVDVVVDAAGQKGTGRWTVVSALELGSPTSGIAESVFARALSSQKDQRVLAQDILQGHENTVELPETFVEDVRLALYASKLVSYAQGIDMLTAAAKEYGWELKLDEIASLWRAGCIIRAELLDDIMKAYAGDERPANLLLAPAFAEAIAGAVPAWRRVVATAVQLGIPVPVFSASLAYYDGLRRKRLPAALTQGLRDLFGAHTYNRVDTDGTFHTLWGEDKSEIEAVDTH, from the coding sequence TTGAGCGCACAGATCGGCGTCACAGGCCTGGCAGTCATGGGAGCGAACCTCGCCCGGAACCTGGCCCGCAACGGCTACACCGTGGCCCTGCACAACAGGTCGGTGGAGAAGACCGACATCCTGCTGGAGAAGCACGGCGACGATGGCGACTTCATCCGTACCGAGACCCTGCAGGAACTGGTCGACTCCCTCGAGAAGCCCCGGCGTGTGCTGATCATGGTCAAGGCCGGCAAGCCGGTGGATTCGGTGATCGACCAGCTGGTCCCGCTGCTGGAGCCCGGCGACATCGTGATCGACGGCGGCAACTCGCACTACGAGGACACGCGCCGCCGCGAGGCCGCCCTCTCCCAGCACGACCTGCACTTCGTCGGCGTCGGGGTCTCCGGCGGTGAGGAGGGTGCGCTCCTGGGCCCGTCGATCATGCCCGGCGGCTCCCGCGAGTCCTACGATTCCCTCGGCCCCATGCTGGAGAAGATCTCCGCGAAGTACAACGGTGAGCCGTGCTGCACCTGGATCGGCACGGACGGCGCCGGGCACTTCGTGAAGATGGTGCACAACGGCATCGAGTACGCCGACATGCAGGTCATCGGCGAGGCCTTCGACCTGCTGCGCTCGGGCGCCGGGATCGAACCCGCCGAACAGGCGAAGATCTTCACCGACTGGAACTCGGGCACCCTGTCCTCGTTCCTGATCGAGATCACCGCCGAGGTCCTCGGCCACACGGACGAGCGCACGGGCAAGCCCTTCGTGGACGTCGTCGTCGACGCCGCCGGACAGAAGGGCACCGGCCGCTGGACGGTCGTCTCGGCACTGGAGCTCGGCAGCCCGACCTCGGGCATCGCCGAGTCGGTGTTCGCCCGCGCCCTGTCCTCGCAGAAGGACCAGCGCGTCCTGGCCCAGGACATCCTGCAGGGCCACGAGAACACCGTCGAGCTGCCCGAGACGTTCGTGGAGGACGTCCGGCTGGCACTGTATGCCTCCAAGCTCGTCAGCTACGCCCAGGGCATCGACATGCTCACCGCGGCGGCGAAGGAGTACGGGTGGGAGCTCAAGCTCGACGAGATCGCCTCCCTGTGGCGTGCCGGCTGCATCATCCGCGCCGAGTTGCTCGACGACATCATGAAGGCCTACGCAGGCGACGAGCGCCCCGCGAACCTGCTGCTCGCCCCCGCCTTCGCCGAGGCCATCGCCGGAGCAGTCCCGGCCTGGCGCCGCGTGGTCGCGACCGCCGTGCAGTTGGGCATCCCCGTCCCGGTCTTCTCGGCATCGCTGGCCTACTACGACGGCCTGCGCCGCAAGCGCCTGCCCGCCGCACTCACCCAGGGCCTGCGCGACCTGTTCGGAGCACACACCTACAACCGCGTCGACACCGACGGAACCTTCCACACCCTCTGGGGCGAGGACAAATCCGAGATCGAAGCCGTCGACACCCACTGA
- the epsC gene encoding serine O-acetyltransferase EpsC: protein MSFLERLREDLETARTHDPAARGSFENTVVYSGLHAIWVHRLTHRMWRNEKLRFPARALAQLARALTGVEIHPAATIGRRFFIDHGMGIVIGSTAEIGDDVMLYQGVTLGGRSLEKVKRHPTIGDRVTIGAGAKVLGPITIGAGSAVGANAVVVKDTPPDSIVTGIPATFRHRDSRRETQPAVDPAEYVDPAIYI from the coding sequence GTGAGCTTTCTAGAACGACTGCGCGAGGACCTCGAAACCGCACGGACCCACGATCCGGCGGCCCGCGGTTCCTTCGAGAACACCGTCGTGTACTCCGGACTCCATGCCATCTGGGTGCATCGCCTCACCCACCGCATGTGGCGCAACGAGAAGCTGCGCTTCCCCGCGCGCGCCCTCGCCCAGCTCGCGCGGGCACTCACCGGGGTCGAGATCCACCCGGCGGCGACCATCGGGCGCCGGTTCTTCATCGACCACGGAATGGGCATCGTGATCGGCAGCACCGCGGAGATCGGCGACGACGTCATGCTCTACCAGGGCGTGACGCTCGGCGGCCGCTCCCTGGAGAAGGTCAAGCGCCACCCCACCATCGGTGACCGCGTCACCATCGGGGCGGGGGCCAAGGTGCTGGGGCCCATCACCATCGGGGCGGGCAGCGCCGTCGGCGCCAACGCCGTCGTGGTGAAGGACACGCCACCGGATTCCATCGTCACGGGCATCCCGGCGACGTTCCGGCACCGCGACTCGCGGCGCGAGACGCAGCCCGCCGTCGACCCCGCGGAGTACGTGGACCCTGCCATCTACATCTAG
- the cysK gene encoding cysteine synthase A: MAKIYDDVTQLVGRTPLVRLNRLTEGLDAQVAVKLEFYNPANSVKDRIGVAIIDAAEQAGALRPGGTIVEGTSGNTGIALAMVGAARGYKVILTMPETMSTERRVMLRAYGAEIVLTPGSEGMRGAVDRAKDIVATTENAIWAQQFANAANPAIHRTTTAEEVWEDTDGEVDIFVAGVGTGGTITGVGQVLKERKPGVQIVAVEPADSPILNGGAPGPHKIQGLGANFIPENLDREAYDEVLDATVEDSVRVARALGTQEGILGGISSGAIVWAALELAKRPENAGKLIVAVVCDFGERYISTVLFDDIRG; this comes from the coding sequence ATGGCAAAGATCTATGACGACGTTACCCAGTTGGTGGGACGGACGCCCCTCGTCCGCCTCAACCGCCTGACCGAGGGGCTCGACGCCCAGGTCGCCGTCAAGCTGGAGTTCTACAACCCCGCCAACAGCGTGAAGGACCGCATCGGCGTGGCCATCATCGACGCGGCGGAGCAGGCAGGCGCCCTCCGTCCCGGTGGAACGATCGTCGAGGGCACCTCCGGCAACACCGGCATCGCCCTGGCCATGGTGGGAGCCGCGCGGGGATACAAGGTCATCCTGACGATGCCGGAGACCATGTCCACGGAGCGGCGCGTCATGCTGCGGGCCTACGGTGCCGAGATCGTGCTGACCCCGGGCTCGGAGGGCATGCGCGGCGCCGTCGACAGGGCGAAGGACATCGTCGCCACGACGGAGAACGCGATCTGGGCGCAGCAGTTCGCCAACGCCGCGAACCCGGCGATCCACCGCACCACCACGGCGGAGGAGGTCTGGGAGGACACTGACGGCGAGGTCGACATCTTCGTCGCCGGTGTCGGCACCGGCGGCACCATCACCGGCGTCGGTCAGGTGCTGAAGGAGCGCAAGCCCGGCGTGCAGATCGTCGCCGTCGAGCCCGCTGACTCCCCCATCCTCAACGGCGGAGCTCCGGGCCCCCACAAGATCCAGGGCCTCGGCGCCAACTTCATCCCCGAGAACCTGGACCGTGAGGCGTACGACGAGGTACTGGACGCGACGGTCGAGGACTCCGTCCGGGTTGCACGCGCCCTCGGCACCCAGGAGGGCATCCTCGGCGGTATCTCGTCCGGAGCCATCGTCTGGGCAGCCCTCGAGCTCGCGAAGCGTCCGGAGAACGCCGGTAAGCTCATCGTGGCCGTTGTCTGCGACTTCGGCGAACGCTACATCTCCACGGTGCTCTTCGACGACATCCGCGGCTGA